From one Leptospira andrefontaineae genomic stretch:
- a CDS encoding rod-binding protein, whose amino-acid sequence MIDKIQDYRSKLDLTERPEVQKLLREEKNAKPGQSFPDQLREEFNNTLSGKVSSSEVRMPHNIKEEIAADPYRKKLFDASGEFESIFVKMMLKEMKSTVHKSGLIDGGYAEEIFEDMLYDEYSKNLSANSSLGLAEQIYQSLSSNLPPISKLNSKV is encoded by the coding sequence ATGATAGATAAAATCCAAGACTATCGTTCTAAATTGGATCTTACAGAAAGGCCGGAAGTCCAAAAACTTTTACGTGAAGAAAAAAATGCAAAACCGGGCCAAAGTTTTCCGGATCAATTAAGAGAAGAGTTTAATAATACTTTATCCGGAAAGGTTTCCTCTTCTGAGGTGAGAATGCCTCATAATATTAAAGAAGAGATCGCTGCAGACCCATATCGTAAGAAGTTATTCGATGCTTCCGGTGAATTTGAATCCATCTTTGTAAAGATGATGTTGAAGGAAATGAAATCCACAGTCCATAAGTCCGGACTTATAGACGGCGGTTACGCAGAAGAAATTTTCGAAGATATGCTTTATGACGAATATTCCAAGAATTTATCTGCGAATTCTTCTTTGGGATTGGCGGAACAGATCTACCAATCTTTGTCTTCTAATCTTCCGCCGATCTCTAAACTGAATTCGAAAGTTTAA
- a CDS encoding sensor histidine kinase, translating to MNVISIMSLATFFLYAISLTLLIRSILKNHVMFGPGVFAAAALSTGFFVCVSNFLEHSGISDILDDYEGFARDLFVMFLLIFLYVDSMHREQAKREKDQKRIQNELKEKAFLLTEIHHRVNNNLQIVSSLLSMQRANKEDENISEALRIAQNRIQSIAKIHQIIYDSNNLLQIGAESILDPVIQNLENTYKNKSGKISVNIEIDKNIKLDPDTAMPLGLILNELVTNSLKHAFCEGESGEISVRLEQDDKNLILSVSDSGKGIEDSTNQTEGIGMKLVESLVLQIRGSVLVDSKEGMSVRIVVPKEGKPSIVFTLP from the coding sequence ATGAACGTTATATCGATTATGAGTTTGGCGACTTTTTTCCTATATGCGATTTCTTTAACTCTATTGATCAGAAGTATATTGAAAAATCATGTTATGTTCGGGCCTGGAGTATTTGCGGCCGCGGCTCTTTCTACAGGATTTTTTGTATGTGTTTCTAATTTTTTAGAACATTCGGGCATCAGTGATATTTTAGATGATTATGAAGGGTTTGCTCGAGATCTTTTTGTAATGTTTCTCCTGATCTTTTTATATGTGGATTCGATGCATAGGGAACAGGCAAAAAGAGAGAAGGATCAAAAAAGAATACAAAACGAGCTTAAGGAAAAAGCGTTCTTGCTTACTGAGATCCATCATAGAGTAAATAATAATCTACAGATAGTTTCGAGCCTTCTTTCAATGCAAAGAGCGAATAAGGAAGACGAGAATATTTCGGAGGCTCTTAGGATCGCACAGAATCGGATCCAGTCTATCGCAAAGATCCATCAGATTATCTATGATTCTAATAATCTTTTGCAGATCGGGGCCGAATCAATTTTAGATCCTGTAATTCAAAATCTGGAAAATACTTATAAGAATAAATCCGGGAAAATTTCAGTTAATATTGAAATAGATAAGAATATTAAATTGGATCCGGATACTGCTATGCCTCTCGGCCTGATTTTAAATGAACTCGTTACAAACTCCTTGAAACATGCATTCTGTGAAGGAGAAAGCGGTGAGATTTCCGTTCGATTGGAACAGGATGATAAAAATCTAATATTGTCCGTTTCCGATTCGGGGAAAGGGATCGAAGATTCAACCAACCAGACAGAAGGGATCGGGATGAAACTTGTGGAAAGTTTAGTCCTGCAGATAAGAGGAAGTGTTCTTGTGGATTCTAAAGAGGGAATGTCCGTAAGGATTGTGGTTCCTAAGGAAGGAAAACCGAGTATAGTATTTACTCTTCCTTAG
- a CDS encoding superinfection immunity protein, which yields MIFGFIGNLSIFEIVFLLPFIGMYFLPSIVAIVKKKNLILIPVLNLFLGWTVIGWIILLFLSVKKPKVD from the coding sequence ATGATATTTGGATTTATAGGTAATTTAAGCATTTTTGAAATTGTGTTCCTTCTGCCTTTTATTGGGATGTATTTTCTTCCTTCTATCGTGGCAATCGTCAAAAAGAAGAATTTAATATTAATCCCTGTCCTCAATTTATTTTTAGGATGGACAGTTATAGGATGGATCATCCTTTTATTTCTTTCCGTAAAAAAACCAAAAGTCGATTAA
- a CDS encoding YhjD/YihY/BrkB family envelope integrity protein has product MNSHPNTKYSRFFDYIPDAGLGRKLNFTVRVLAASAYRFAKDECLIKASGISYTTIVSLIPMLVVALSLLTITSGLDNRKEEIFDKINAFFLVSNINLDINPYLDTLGELIDAARQIGAIGFILLVFSATTVLRSLENSFNSIWRIEEKRSVLQEFVFYFFVLSIGPLLLVIGDNLAKKVTDVFRPPHYLSMDKDSENHIWIAGENGTLFRMDSGLKKDYYLDEKDIDLKNIRCLDSFGVRVDFCEKPDISKENFVRVSIKDGKVYALSENGLFLSKPVDGSVWNAIYFDNSNFKDFEYINEGNFYLIFSNGEVLHFFTQGRSYKPVFTNVLKIRANRVYFPEPYLGYIVDEDGNVWKSEDGGYTWNATKITGHGLKDIHRIRPGEFFVTGERGSVFKTEDGGYSWKNLSHKRYTFTKVWSIENEESADIFLLDALGNILVSIDGGEHWNTFYIPAKGKVFASGLLDRSENGRFRLLNIGEYRKISLSEYKDVKYETIILQGGESVFSPYNILKFFFPLIGIWLFFLALFTLIPNTKVPIRASSWGAGFTSVIFLAFLYGFQVYITSFSETTMIVYKALASIPIFLIGVYSLSLIVLFGAEVTACVQYPERYYAPFQLIEEHHTAFSYEFRKLIGVLKAVYLVQKESKISPRSGDLAIKSGLHAEEIPRLTKTLSEAGLLVETNEGGAWLPVVSGEDLTLGDFYRRIPEPLLKEDPSFHVYPDKVREKMDKAETSLQKDLDSVCFRDLIE; this is encoded by the coding sequence ATGAATTCTCATCCGAATACAAAGTATAGTAGATTTTTTGATTATATTCCCGACGCAGGTTTAGGAAGAAAACTGAACTTTACGGTCCGTGTTTTAGCGGCTTCCGCCTATCGTTTTGCCAAAGACGAATGTCTTATCAAGGCCTCTGGTATTTCTTATACCACAATCGTTTCTTTGATCCCGATGCTTGTAGTAGCACTTTCCCTTTTAACGATCACTTCAGGATTGGACAATCGTAAAGAAGAAATATTCGATAAAATTAATGCATTTTTCTTAGTAAGTAATATCAACTTAGATATCAATCCGTACCTGGATACCCTGGGAGAACTAATAGATGCTGCTAGACAGATCGGCGCAATCGGTTTTATTCTTTTAGTCTTCTCCGCAACCACTGTACTAAGATCTTTAGAAAACTCCTTTAACTCCATCTGGAGGATAGAAGAAAAAAGATCCGTTCTACAAGAATTCGTATTTTACTTTTTTGTTCTTTCTATCGGTCCTTTGCTCTTAGTGATCGGCGACAATCTTGCTAAAAAAGTAACGGATGTATTTCGCCCGCCTCATTATCTGAGTATGGACAAGGACTCAGAAAATCATATTTGGATCGCTGGTGAGAATGGCACATTATTCCGAATGGATTCAGGTCTCAAAAAGGACTATTATCTAGACGAGAAAGACATAGATCTTAAAAATATTCGCTGTCTTGATTCCTTCGGTGTCCGTGTAGACTTCTGCGAAAAGCCGGACATTTCCAAAGAGAATTTTGTTAGAGTTTCTATCAAAGATGGAAAAGTATATGCACTTTCCGAAAATGGATTATTCCTTTCCAAACCGGTAGATGGTTCCGTATGGAATGCAATCTATTTCGATAATTCTAATTTTAAAGATTTTGAATATATCAACGAAGGCAATTTCTATTTAATCTTCTCCAACGGGGAAGTCCTACATTTTTTCACCCAAGGAAGAAGTTATAAACCGGTATTCACAAATGTTCTAAAAATACGTGCAAACCGTGTCTATTTTCCTGAACCTTATCTCGGATACATAGTGGATGAAGATGGGAATGTTTGGAAAAGTGAAGACGGTGGATATACTTGGAATGCAACCAAGATCACGGGCCACGGCTTAAAAGATATTCATCGGATCAGACCGGGAGAATTTTTTGTAACGGGAGAAAGAGGTTCCGTTTTCAAAACAGAAGATGGCGGTTATTCCTGGAAAAATCTCAGCCATAAAAGATACACATTTACTAAAGTCTGGTCCATAGAAAACGAAGAATCAGCGGACATTTTCCTTTTGGATGCTCTCGGGAATATCCTAGTCTCCATTGATGGCGGAGAACATTGGAATACTTTTTATATCCCGGCTAAAGGAAAAGTTTTCGCCTCCGGACTATTGGACAGAAGTGAAAATGGAAGATTCAGATTATTGAATATAGGAGAATATAGAAAGATCAGTCTTTCGGAATATAAGGATGTTAAATACGAAACGATCATCCTACAAGGAGGAGAGTCAGTATTCTCACCTTATAATATTCTAAAATTCTTCTTTCCATTAATAGGGATCTGGCTTTTCTTTTTGGCTTTATTTACTTTGATCCCGAACACAAAGGTCCCAATCAGGGCATCTTCTTGGGGAGCAGGATTTACGAGTGTGATCTTTTTGGCCTTCCTGTATGGCTTTCAGGTGTATATCACCTCCTTCTCCGAAACTACAATGATAGTGTACAAGGCACTCGCTTCCATACCTATTTTCCTGATTGGAGTGTATTCATTATCATTGATCGTTCTATTTGGCGCAGAAGTTACCGCCTGCGTTCAATATCCGGAAAGATACTACGCACCTTTTCAATTGATAGAAGAACATCATACTGCATTTAGCTATGAGTTCAGAAAGTTGATCGGAGTCTTGAAAGCAGTCTACTTGGTCCAAAAAGAAAGTAAAATTTCCCCTCGAAGCGGAGACCTCGCGATCAAATCAGGCCTTCATGCAGAAGAGATCCCAAGGCTTACTAAAACATTATCCGAAGCAGGCCTACTTGTAGAAACAAATGAAGGTGGTGCCTGGTTGCCAGTGGTATCGGGAGAAGATCTGACCCTGGGAGATTTTTATCGCAGAATACCTGAGCCTCTATTAAAAGAAGATCCTTCTTTTCATGTGTATCCGGACAAAGTTCGAGAGAAAATGGATAAGGCAGAAACTTCTTTGCAGAAAGATTTGGATTCTGTCTGTTTTAGGGACCTGATTGAATAG
- a CDS encoding class I SAM-dependent methyltransferase, whose product MDLSRQKIIQEECPLTGDCDWEPLYRSEFNGFNLPIQICKTCGFQAQFPRPEPESLYTEEYYTGNQEFTYRDERQTEKFDRYVWFARLKNISKFKSSGNFLDIGCSFGGFLECAKEKGFSPYGVEISPFSAKQAEARGFKVWQGQFLDAEIPENFFDVITLIEVIEHLENPKEVFNKLARILKPGGLLLIQTANFDAWQAMEAGKNYHYYLPGHVYYYSAKILRKILAIRGFERQITYLGVDFPLSAKLLKSRGSFSSWKDYLKWFRIFFYHFKSKLSQKGIPLTSSMVHYAIKK is encoded by the coding sequence TTGGATCTTTCTCGCCAAAAAATAATCCAAGAAGAATGCCCTCTTACTGGGGATTGTGATTGGGAACCTTTATACAGATCCGAATTTAACGGTTTCAATCTTCCTATCCAAATTTGCAAAACCTGCGGATTCCAAGCACAATTCCCAAGACCTGAACCTGAGTCATTATATACGGAAGAATATTATACCGGTAATCAGGAATTCACTTATAGAGACGAAAGACAGACGGAAAAATTCGATCGATATGTTTGGTTTGCTCGTTTAAAAAATATTTCCAAATTCAAATCTTCCGGAAACTTCTTGGATATCGGCTGCTCCTTCGGTGGCTTTTTAGAATGTGCTAAAGAAAAAGGATTTTCGCCTTACGGTGTGGAAATTTCCCCCTTCTCCGCTAAACAAGCTGAGGCAAGAGGTTTCAAAGTTTGGCAGGGCCAATTCTTGGACGCAGAAATCCCCGAAAATTTTTTCGATGTGATAACACTAATCGAAGTGATCGAACATTTAGAGAACCCAAAAGAAGTATTCAATAAACTTGCAAGGATCCTAAAACCAGGCGGATTACTTCTTATTCAAACCGCAAATTTCGATGCCTGGCAGGCAATGGAAGCAGGTAAAAATTATCACTATTATCTTCCTGGCCATGTGTATTATTATTCTGCAAAAATCCTTCGGAAAATTCTTGCCATAAGAGGATTCGAAAGACAAATTACCTACCTCGGAGTGGACTTCCCTCTTTCCGCTAAACTTTTAAAATCAAGGGGAAGTTTTTCAAGCTGGAAGGATTATTTAAAATGGTTCAGGATCTTTTTCTACCATTTCAAAAGTAAACTTTCCCAAAAAGGAATACCACTCACTTCTTCTATGGTGCATTACGCGATTAAGAAATGA
- a CDS encoding class I SAM-dependent methyltransferase, with product MKPAEHPSKEAWETHYTRPKAKLSYPDENLVRMISKFPSSSNSPKALDFGTGSGRHCVLLKDFGYEVSAADYSENSIQSVKESYPWAKTFLLNSPPYPFADEEFDLIVSWGVLHYNSPELAKSMLDDTFRILKKGGYLAASVRAEGDTHLKAEKGKIGTTDLAGGATWFYSKEDVQNLLQNFSSFEIGYTERTPLGKLDERICHWIFLAKK from the coding sequence ATGAAGCCCGCTGAGCATCCTTCCAAAGAGGCCTGGGAAACTCATTACACCAGACCTAAAGCTAAACTTTCCTATCCCGATGAGAATTTAGTTCGTATGATCTCTAAATTTCCTTCTTCTTCCAATTCTCCTAAAGCTTTGGATTTTGGGACAGGTTCCGGAAGACATTGTGTTCTTCTAAAAGATTTTGGTTACGAAGTATCCGCCGCAGACTATAGTGAAAATTCTATCCAGTCGGTTAAGGAATCTTATCCTTGGGCCAAAACTTTTCTTCTAAATTCTCCTCCTTATCCGTTTGCGGATGAAGAGTTTGATCTTATAGTAAGTTGGGGAGTCCTACATTATAATTCACCGGAACTCGCAAAATCTATGTTAGATGATACCTTTCGTATTTTAAAAAAAGGCGGTTATCTAGCAGCTTCTGTCAGAGCAGAAGGTGATACTCATCTTAAGGCGGAAAAAGGTAAGATAGGAACTACGGATCTTGCCGGTGGTGCCACCTGGTTTTATTCCAAAGAAGACGTGCAAAACCTTCTTCAAAATTTTTCTTCTTTCGAAATCGGTTATACGGAGAGAACTCCATTAGGAAAATTGGATGAGAGGATTTGTCATTGGATCTTTCTCGCCAAAAAATAA
- a CDS encoding ATP-grasp domain-containing protein, with protein MKKKGYFLSLGAGKNQVPLISAARALGLEVAAVDKNDKAPGFALASMRIIESTFEYRRILRAVAENPLPTPIVGVGTRSFGKATYSTAYLAEKLKLKYASTESVLKFSDKHILKETLAPKGIRVPREIPVSEIKAKSKSFPYPWILKPSQGSGKSGIQLVESDSELKSVANIISPKKQPKSKTTANSPHPETWLLEEYIPGPEYTVLGLVEGSEFHLVNISLKETSSFPPFLEAAHRLPFPKSELEGEIKMLCRAIVKATGLKNCPFVAEFRSDENGDLVLIEAAPEVGGEYLADILVPGYSGYDYFTNLVKLLVGEPITPPPSSLEIPKKLKSQVRFDIPPRGVSVLKSWEDFPTNYGETILLNQNLKEPGSKLDTSLGNETRTRVLCLRSKVSSSEEEWNGSVKNRLKAEYEAR; from the coding sequence ATGAAGAAAAAAGGGTATTTTCTCTCCTTAGGAGCCGGCAAAAACCAGGTACCCTTAATCTCTGCAGCAAGAGCGTTAGGCCTAGAAGTAGCCGCAGTAGACAAAAACGATAAGGCCCCAGGCTTTGCCTTAGCAAGCATGAGGATCATTGAGTCCACCTTCGAATACAGAAGGATCTTAAGAGCGGTTGCCGAAAATCCTTTACCTACCCCAATCGTAGGAGTCGGAACAAGATCCTTCGGCAAAGCTACTTATAGCACAGCCTACCTTGCAGAAAAACTAAAACTCAAGTATGCAAGCACAGAATCTGTATTAAAATTTTCTGATAAACACATTTTGAAAGAAACACTGGCTCCCAAAGGTATCAGAGTTCCGAGAGAGATCCCTGTCTCCGAGATCAAAGCAAAGTCTAAATCTTTTCCTTATCCATGGATCTTAAAACCGAGCCAAGGTAGCGGCAAATCGGGGATCCAACTCGTAGAATCCGATTCTGAGCTGAAATCAGTTGCGAATATAATTTCTCCCAAAAAACAACCCAAATCAAAAACTACTGCAAATTCTCCTCATCCTGAAACCTGGCTTCTAGAAGAGTATATTCCAGGTCCTGAATATACTGTTTTGGGATTGGTAGAAGGTTCCGAATTCCATTTGGTGAATATTTCCTTAAAGGAGACTTCTTCTTTTCCTCCTTTTTTAGAAGCGGCTCATAGACTTCCCTTCCCTAAATCCGAATTGGAAGGCGAGATCAAGATGTTATGCAGAGCGATCGTTAAGGCAACTGGTCTGAAAAATTGTCCTTTTGTGGCCGAATTCAGATCGGATGAAAATGGGGATCTTGTTTTAATCGAAGCCGCTCCAGAAGTTGGCGGTGAATACCTGGCAGATATTCTTGTACCAGGTTATTCCGGTTATGATTATTTCACCAACCTGGTAAAACTTTTGGTAGGAGAGCCGATTACACCTCCTCCTTCCAGTTTAGAAATTCCTAAAAAACTAAAATCTCAAGTTCGTTTTGATATTCCACCCAGAGGAGTTTCTGTTCTGAAATCCTGGGAAGATTTTCCTACAAATTATGGTGAAACAATTCTTTTAAATCAAAACTTAAAAGAGCCTGGTTCTAAGCTGGATACCTCTTTGGGGAATGAAACAAGGACCAGAGTTCTTTGTTTAAGATCAAAGGTTTCTTCTTCCGAAGAAGAATGGAATGGTTCCGTGAAAAATCGTTTGAAGGCGGAATATGAAGCCCGCTGA
- a CDS encoding flagellar hook-basal body protein, whose amino-acid sequence MLRGMYTGSNGMIVQQTRMDVISNNLANVDKTAFKRDTTLFKTFPELLIHRFSEDGVGKVPMGSFDTAPVVGKLGLGAEVNEIYTRFEQGAVKKTDNPFDMMLQDRPGTEHPAFFSILTNRGERLSRSGAFVLDTNGYLVTPQGFPLMGENGPIKVARGNFLIRENGEVWINGEIGNDPRNSTGADKNKFETPVLLDRIKIRTVENPRHLDKEGDSFYNDTPESGEPRPFLLEEEPNLLQGYLEASNVSVVTEMVEMIEVNRSYEANQKTVQTQDQMLGKLLNDVLR is encoded by the coding sequence ATGTTAAGAGGAATGTACACCGGATCTAATGGAATGATCGTGCAGCAGACGCGCATGGACGTGATCTCCAACAATCTTGCGAACGTGGACAAAACCGCTTTCAAAAGGGATACAACGTTGTTCAAAACTTTCCCTGAACTTTTGATCCATAGATTCAGCGAAGACGGTGTAGGCAAGGTGCCTATGGGCTCGTTTGATACAGCTCCTGTGGTCGGTAAACTCGGGTTAGGCGCCGAGGTGAATGAAATTTATACAAGATTCGAACAAGGGGCCGTGAAGAAGACAGATAACCCTTTCGATATGATGTTACAAGATCGACCTGGCACAGAACATCCTGCCTTCTTTAGCATTTTAACAAATAGAGGAGAAAGGCTTTCTCGCTCAGGTGCATTTGTTTTAGATACGAATGGTTATTTGGTGACCCCTCAAGGTTTTCCTTTGATGGGAGAGAATGGTCCGATCAAAGTTGCTCGCGGTAATTTTTTAATTAGAGAGAATGGGGAAGTTTGGATCAACGGTGAGATTGGTAACGATCCTCGCAATTCTACCGGCGCGGATAAGAATAAATTTGAAACTCCTGTTCTTTTGGATCGTATCAAGATCCGCACTGTGGAAAATCCTCGTCATTTAGATAAAGAAGGGGATTCTTTTTACAATGATACTCCCGAGTCCGGTGAACCAAGACCTTTTCTTTTGGAAGAAGAACCAAATCTTCTCCAAGGTTATTTAGAAGCTTCTAATGTAAGTGTCGTGACTGAAATGGTAGAAATGATAGAAGTGAACCGCTCTTACGAAGCAAATCAGAAGACTGTCCAAACTCAAGATCAGATGTTAGGTAAACTTCTGAATGATGTGTTAAGATAG
- a CDS encoding transposase, giving the protein MRKSASRNFLQTTWTKHYNPALNTTYFTEITKKILNDFYPKHCPTPECNNRVLDKEISTRPDLIRCSQCRYLTSRLSYTPLHHFKLPIWMFGYILYESLVQYPKVVTATELSKKLRIGYNAASLLKRRFQLFASDQNPKYKKLTYEALSDQFKDFLLPPNENRDITKIMAKRPYVCVDTAVLYSAGERASQGRKRYRHSGATSSIYLSEKLGGKQVGTLVQTIAIKQGPVFFSSVPNQKADTLGPLIKEHLPTCTPLFTDQGYPWLWGIYKNHRSVNHSARSKDNRFRFARNRWSKNGVHNQVAEGNQRVLKTAFASYGYIKPKYSQLYLNEFSFIKNANVFGLDVLVESCDSDASAGMRCRDRDAFAVNPRARKEGRFGLRGKDFYLNTSFRSLPNI; this is encoded by the coding sequence ATTAGAAAAAGTGCAAGTAGAAATTTCCTTCAGACAACATGGACAAAACACTACAATCCTGCACTCAATACAACCTACTTCACAGAAATAACCAAGAAGATACTAAATGACTTCTATCCAAAACACTGTCCAACTCCTGAATGTAACAATAGAGTCTTAGACAAAGAGATCTCAACAAGACCTGACTTAATTAGATGCTCTCAATGTAGATATTTAACTTCAAGACTTAGCTACACTCCCCTTCATCACTTCAAACTACCAATATGGATGTTCGGATATATACTCTACGAATCTCTAGTCCAATACCCAAAGGTAGTAACAGCAACAGAACTAAGTAAGAAGCTAAGAATAGGATATAATGCAGCGAGCTTACTAAAGAGAAGATTCCAACTCTTTGCGTCAGACCAAAACCCAAAGTATAAGAAGCTCACATACGAAGCCTTAAGCGATCAGTTCAAAGACTTCCTACTACCTCCTAATGAGAATAGAGACATTACCAAGATCATGGCAAAACGGCCCTACGTTTGCGTAGACACTGCTGTATTATATTCTGCGGGAGAAAGAGCAAGCCAAGGTAGGAAAAGATACAGACATAGTGGTGCAACTTCTTCGATTTACCTTTCAGAGAAACTAGGAGGGAAACAAGTCGGAACCTTAGTCCAGACTATAGCAATAAAGCAAGGACCAGTATTCTTCTCATCAGTCCCTAATCAAAAGGCAGATACTCTCGGACCTTTAATCAAAGAACATCTTCCGACTTGCACTCCCCTTTTTACAGACCAAGGATACCCTTGGCTTTGGGGAATATACAAGAACCACAGATCAGTTAATCACTCAGCAAGATCAAAGGATAATAGATTCAGATTTGCTCGAAATAGATGGAGTAAGAATGGAGTCCACAACCAAGTAGCAGAAGGTAATCAAAGAGTCCTGAAGACTGCCTTTGCTTCTTACGGATACATAAAGCCAAAGTATTCCCAATTGTATCTGAATGAGTTTAGCTTCATTAAGAATGCAAATGTATTCGGACTCGATGTGTTGGTTGAGTCGTGTGATAGTGATGCCAGTGCGGGAATGAGGTGTAGAGATAGGGATGCTTTTGCTGTCAATCCGAGAGCCAGAAAAGAGGGGCGGTTCGGATTGAGAGGAAAGGATTTCTATCTTAACACATCATTCAGAAGTTTACCTAACATCTGA
- a CDS encoding SDR family oxidoreductase: MKSFYNNKVVWVTGASSGIGEALVQELAMQGAKIVLSARRKEQLKRVQLENNLSDTNSLILPLDLSKYKSLDQFPKKVLSKFGHIDVLINNGGISQRSLAHDTDLNTYETLMNVNFYGNIALTLATLPFLQDRKKGWIASISSVAGKFGVPYRTGYSATKAALTGFFEALRAENRALGIKVTLVYPGFIQTQISQNALKGDGAKHGLPNLHTKATIQANECARKILKAISEEKLEAVIAGPKEEFGLWMHKYFPTLFARIVSRTKVT, translated from the coding sequence ATGAAATCATTTTACAATAATAAAGTTGTTTGGGTTACCGGTGCTTCTTCAGGAATCGGAGAAGCATTAGTTCAAGAATTGGCAATGCAAGGTGCAAAAATTGTTCTTTCCGCGCGCCGGAAAGAACAATTAAAACGAGTACAACTCGAAAATAATTTGAGTGATACCAATTCATTGATTCTTCCCTTGGATTTAAGCAAATACAAAAGTTTGGATCAATTTCCCAAAAAGGTATTAAGTAAATTCGGACATATTGATGTTCTGATTAATAACGGAGGAATCAGCCAACGTTCATTGGCTCATGATACCGATTTAAATACATATGAAACATTGATGAATGTGAATTTTTACGGAAATATCGCCCTAACACTAGCCACACTTCCGTTTCTTCAAGATAGAAAAAAAGGTTGGATAGCATCTATTTCAAGCGTGGCTGGAAAATTCGGAGTACCCTATAGAACAGGATATTCTGCAACTAAAGCTGCATTAACTGGATTTTTCGAAGCACTCAGAGCCGAAAATCGCGCATTAGGAATTAAAGTTACCTTGGTTTATCCGGGTTTTATACAGACTCAGATCTCCCAAAACGCGCTGAAAGGAGATGGAGCAAAGCATGGGTTACCGAATCTTCATACGAAAGCCACAATCCAAGCAAACGAATGTGCCCGTAAAATTTTAAAAGCGATTAGTGAGGAAAAATTGGAGGCAGTAATTGCAGGACCTAAGGAAGAATTTGGACTTTGGATGCATAAGTATTTTCCAACACTTTTTGCAAGGATCGTATCGAGAACGAAAGTTACTTAA
- a CDS encoding fumarylacetoacetate hydrolase family protein → MAKNYIRYNKEKTIDWGQIENGIVYPLNVGDLSTKELLDFLKKNPIKSNTTNFSVKQASILSPVTAPCQIICQGANYRQHLVESGLDPDDKSYNMFFTKSDASLSNPIGKIIRPNHVKLLDYEIELGIVFGKSINSKIEVNSKNVSDYVAAFFMANDVSARDIQLPQMQWYKGKSYRTFLPAGPVLAVLEPGDFDLLNSLELTLLVNDQIRQHDTASNLVFKPAETISELSQFCNVSPGDILITGTPSGCALRAPGKLVQKIGGLLSEKKKWKLFIKGQSKRTEYLKPGDIVKSSIRSADRRIDLGDQILEVVQES, encoded by the coding sequence ATGGCAAAGAATTATATAAGATACAACAAGGAAAAAACCATCGATTGGGGCCAAATAGAGAACGGAATTGTTTATCCACTAAATGTAGGTGACTTGAGCACGAAAGAACTATTAGATTTCTTAAAAAAGAATCCTATAAAGTCGAATACAACGAATTTTTCCGTAAAGCAAGCTTCGATTCTTTCACCGGTCACGGCGCCTTGCCAAATCATATGTCAAGGCGCTAATTATAGACAGCATCTGGTCGAATCGGGTTTGGATCCGGATGATAAAAGTTATAATATGTTTTTCACAAAATCCGACGCATCACTCTCAAACCCTATAGGAAAAATTATCCGTCCAAATCATGTAAAACTTTTAGATTATGAAATCGAACTCGGGATTGTTTTCGGGAAAAGTATAAATTCTAAAATTGAAGTGAACTCCAAAAATGTTTCTGATTATGTGGCAGCCTTTTTCATGGCGAACGATGTCTCAGCCAGAGACATTCAATTGCCTCAGATGCAATGGTATAAAGGAAAATCGTATCGTACCTTTCTGCCCGCTGGCCCTGTCTTAGCTGTTCTTGAACCGGGAGATTTTGATCTATTGAATTCATTAGAACTAACCTTACTTGTGAATGATCAGATACGACAGCATGACACCGCTTCCAATCTCGTTTTCAAACCAGCCGAAACCATTTCCGAATTATCTCAATTTTGTAATGTATCTCCAGGAGATATTCTTATTACCGGGACTCCATCAGGATGCGCACTTAGGGCGCCAGGCAAATTGGTTCAAAAAATCGGCGGACTTCTCTCCGAGAAGAAGAAATGGAAACTATTCATTAAAGGCCAGAGTAAAAGAACGGAATACTTGAAACCGGGAGATATTGTAAAATCATCCATCCGCTCTGCAGATCGTCGAATCGATTTAGGCGATCAGATTTTGGAAGTCGTTCAGGAATCTTAG